A window of Microbacterium lushaniae genomic DNA:
ACGTGCTGGCCTCGGGCTGGACGGCCGACCCCGACGCCCTGCTCGGGCGGCTTCCGGTGAGCCGCCGGCCGGGGCGCGTCGTCGCCGGCGGGACGGATGCTGCCGCCGCGGTCCGCGCGTACTACGACGGCGACATCGCCGCGATCGCAGCGGTCCCCGTGCGCCAGTTCGGCACGGCCCTGCAGCACGCGGGGTGGGAGGCCCTCCGCCGCATCCGGCCGGGGGAGCCGCTGACCTACACCGGCTTCGCCGCCGCACTCGGCCAGCCCGCCGCCGTGCGGGCGGCC
This region includes:
- a CDS encoding methylated-DNA--[protein]-cysteine S-methyltransferase, which encodes MTTTATAVATLETVATPDGAFTLLADESGHVLASGWTADPDALLGRLPVSRRPGRVVAGGTDAAAAVRAYYDGDIAAIAAVPVRQFGTALQHAGWEALRRIRPGEPLTYTGFAAALGQPAAVRAAASICARNAPALFVPCHRVLRTDGSLGGFAWGLPVKRSLLAREATS